GAGGTACCGACATGGCAAAAAAACCTGTTTGGATTGAGGCTCCGCATATTATTAAAAAAGATGATTTTTACTATTTAATTTGTGCTGAAGGTGGCACTGGGTATAACCATTCCGAAGTGGTTTTTAGAAGTAAAAATATATTTGGTCCGTATGTTAGTTACGAGAACAATCCTATCCTAACACAACGTCATTTATACCCAGAAAGAGATAATGAAGTTTCAACAACGGGTCATGCCGATTTTATAGAACTTCCAAATGGTGATTGGTGGGCTGTTTTTTTAGGTTGTAGACCCTATAGTGACGATTTATATAATACAGGTAGAGAAACCTTTTTATTGCCTGTTGAATGGCAAGAGGGTTGGCCCGCAATTGTAGGTGGAAATAACCCAATACCTCTTGTAAATATGAGACCAACCTTACCTCTTTCGAAAGAAAATATCGAACCAACTACTGGTAACTTTGTTTCTTTCGATGACTTTAAAGATAAAAATCTAGATTTTAAATGGAATTTTATAAGAACTCCACTTGAAAAATGGTATGATTTAGATGGCGACTATCTATATATTAAACCTAGAAAAGAATCGATTCATACAGAAACAAACTTTTCTTTTATAGGAAGGCGTCAACAACATTTACAATTTGATGCATCAACCAAAGTAACATATCATTTAACCGCCCCCTTACAAACGGTTGGTTTAGTCGCCTTTCAAAATGAAAAAAATTATTTACTAATTGGAAAACGATTGAATAAAGATAATAAAGAAGAAGTTTTTGTTGAAAAAGCCACCACATCATTAAACGAAAACACACCCAAAATTGTAGCTAAGGAGGTTTTAATCACAAAAGATTCCGATTTATTTTTAAAAATAGAAGGAAATAAAAGTTTTTATAGTTTCTATTATAAAACTTCTGAAAAATCAGAATGGATGCTTTTAGCAAACAACGTTGATGCATCAATTTTAAGTACATCTAAAGCTGGAGGATTTGTTGGTACTTATTTAGCCATGTACACTTCTTTAAATCATTTTGGAAATTAATTAATACTACAAAACATAAAAAATTATAATATGATGACTAAATATTCTATGGTATTTATTGCGACTTTTATTTTTACTTCATGTACTAAACAAGCAGCAATAATTAAAACGGATAATAACCAACGTATTTCTATTAATAGCAATTGGAAATTTTATAAGTATGAAAATACTTTTGAAGCAGACAGTTTATTTTATGATGTTCGTCCCGAAATAAAAAATACAGACGATACTAAAGAAGCCGATACGCCGGCTAAAAAAGCAGAAAAACTAGAAGCATCTAAAAAAGCACTGAAACCTTATATATTACCAACAGCAAATGCTTTTATTAAAGACAAATCAAAACATCATGCACGTCCAAAAGGAAACCCTGGTAAAAACGTCCCTTTTGTTCAAACAAGCTTTGATGATAGCACTTGGGAGACTATTAATTTGCCACATGATTGGGCTATTAAAGGACCTTTTCAGGAAGGTTCAGATGCTGAAGTTGGTGGTGGTATGGGGCGCCTACCTAGTAATGGCGTAGCTTGGTACCGTAGAAAAATTGATGTCAACGAAGCAGATAAAGACAAATCCATTTATTTGGATATTGATGGTGCTATGTCGTACGCTATTGTTTGGTTAAATGGTCATTTAGTGGGCGGTTGGCCGTACGGTTATAATTCATTCAGATTAGATTTAACACCCTATATTAATCTTGAAGGTGAAAATCAGTTAGCAATCAGGCTGGATAACCCCAATCACTCAGCACGTTGGTACCCAGGCGGTGGTATTTATCGGAACGTTTGGTTAACCAAAACTAATAAAATACATGTTGCACATTGGGGAACGACAATAACGACTTCAAATATATCAAAAGAATCAGCTAAAATTAATTTTAAGGTTATTGTTGAAAATAATTCTGAATTGGATTCAGACATTGAAACTATCACAAAAATCTATCCAGTAAATAATGACGGAATTGGGACAAATGTAGCTACAATAGAAAAGGTTTCTACTAAAATTTCAGCAGGAACTAGTAAAACCATAAATGGGTCGGTCACTATTGAAAACCCACTGCTTTGGGGCCCACCACCTACACAAACACCAAATCTATATAAAGCAATTACCTCTATT
The genomic region above belongs to Mariniflexile litorale and contains:
- a CDS encoding glycoside hydrolase family 43 protein, whose translation is MIKFFKILFCLLLTLFSFSCKKISNPKQPIALHEHAAFDWFRYEGKDEAFKNISKTDSTYLNPILSGFYPDPSICAANGKFYLITSTFTYFPGIPIFESTDLINWKQIGHAITRKEQGDFSGASVSKGMFAPTIRYNKGLFYIICTNVSGIGNFIITTKDPSGTWSDPIAIPGVDGIDPDIFFDEDGKVYITHNGPPPNNISIHEGHRAIYMFEFDLKKEKIVSESKLLVNGGTDMAKKPVWIEAPHIIKKDDFYYLICAEGGTGYNHSEVVFRSKNIFGPYVSYENNPILTQRHLYPERDNEVSTTGHADFIELPNGDWWAVFLGCRPYSDDLYNTGRETFLLPVEWQEGWPAIVGGNNPIPLVNMRPTLPLSKENIEPTTGNFVSFDDFKDKNLDFKWNFIRTPLEKWYDLDGDYLYIKPRKESIHTETNFSFIGRRQQHLQFDASTKVTYHLTAPLQTVGLVAFQNEKNYLLIGKRLNKDNKEEVFVEKATTSLNENTPKIVAKEVLITKDSDLFLKIEGNKSFYSFYYKTSEKSEWMLLANNVDASILSTSKAGGFVGTYLAMYTSLNHFGN